A stretch of Bacillota bacterium DNA encodes these proteins:
- a CDS encoding ABC transporter substrate-binding protein, whose product MVCQRFRISVRAFVVVVVVTLSLVAWAAQGILGASKITISFHSWMAAEKTSGGVGVLEYAEKLYEKEHPNIDINTVPLPYEETLNQFTVMSAAGNAPDITLIDVAWLAQIAAMGNVETLDEYLPKSMVDDMFPSTLAEGRIRGKLYALPWNQNPNCMVYNKTLMKKAGLDPETAPRTMDELDKAIAAIGNLGPDIQGIALNGTLDAFSADYLHPWLWNFGGEVLDTKGNVIINQEGGVKTFKWLKNLVDKKYMKAGLGIREIRVLFAQEKVGFMLEGPWIKGILENLSEKGTEFNKEWAMVPIPKGPAIKGEYGYANPSSHMLVLSKASKHKKEAFDYMKFLVTDPRVTRDYFANTGLMPILKSQLMSWSEFKSPFAQAALLQMQYTRIPNAWGPKWQGLGTAIMKATQKVLMENADVITTLNALAKELQRMLKQ is encoded by the coding sequence ATGGTGTGCCAGAGGTTTAGAATATCGGTGAGGGCGTTTGTCGTTGTTGTGGTCGTTACGTTATCGCTTGTAGCATGGGCTGCTCAGGGTATACTTGGCGCCTCGAAGATTACCATAAGCTTTCACAGCTGGATGGCCGCTGAAAAAACCTCCGGCGGCGTGGGGGTGCTGGAGTATGCGGAGAAGCTCTATGAAAAAGAGCATCCCAACATAGATATCAACACGGTTCCCCTACCCTATGAGGAAACGCTCAACCAGTTTACAGTTATGTCCGCAGCTGGAAATGCACCAGATATTACCTTGATTGATGTTGCCTGGCTTGCTCAGATCGCCGCTATGGGAAATGTAGAGACTCTCGATGAATACCTACCGAAGTCCATGGTAGATGACATGTTCCCTTCCACCCTGGCAGAGGGGCGTATCCGGGGAAAGCTCTATGCTCTTCCATGGAACCAGAACCCTAATTGCATGGTATACAATAAGACCCTGATGAAAAAGGCTGGTCTCGATCCCGAAACCGCACCGCGTACGATGGATGAGCTAGATAAAGCTATCGCTGCGATCGGCAACCTGGGACCAGATATTCAAGGTATTGCCCTTAACGGGACATTGGATGCATTCTCGGCGGATTACCTCCACCCGTGGTTGTGGAACTTTGGAGGGGAAGTGCTTGATACCAAGGGCAACGTAATTATCAACCAGGAGGGTGGGGTTAAGACCTTTAAGTGGTTGAAGAATCTTGTCGATAAGAAGTATATGAAGGCGGGCCTTGGCATCAGGGAGATCAGGGTGTTGTTTGCTCAGGAAAAGGTCGGTTTTATGTTGGAGGGGCCGTGGATAAAAGGCATCCTTGAGAATTTAAGTGAAAAAGGAACGGAATTCAATAAAGAATGGGCCATGGTGCCGATCCCAAAGGGTCCAGCGATCAAAGGCGAGTATGGTTATGCGAACCCAAGCTCTCATATGCTGGTGCTCTCAAAGGCGAGCAAGCATAAGAAAGAAGCATTTGATTATATGAAGTTCCTCGTTACGGATCCAAGGGTTACCAGGGACTACTTTGCAAATACGGGCCTAATGCCCATCCTGAAGTCTCAACTTATGTCATGGAGCGAATTCAAGTCCCCATTTGCGCAGGCTGCCCTTCTGCAAATGCAGTACACGCGCATCCCGAATGCGTGGGGTCCCAAGTGGCAGGGGCTCGGCACTGCAATTATGAAGGCCACGCAGAAGGTTCTCATGGAAAACGCCGATGTTATTACAACTTTGAATGCGCTTGCTAAAGAGCTCCAGCGCATGCTCAAGCAGTAG
- a CDS encoding sugar ABC transporter permease produces MGENTVIAAGEQRSLRVSGMHVSVHGRERRFFTSLILPALVIMAFTIGFPLASGVRLGFFRYFLTDITGENRFIGLGNFANLLRDRAFYVSFYRTVEYAAGVVVLSFIIGFALALLLNQDIHMRGVFRSLFLVPWIVPYVVVSLLFMWILNANYGVFNVILSNIGLIKHFRGWLIEPRLAMPSVILATAWKTYPFFMLMLLAGLQTVPAEQYEAATIDGAGVIQRFLYVTWPNLREIIMIVTLLEFIWEFQNFTLIWVLTKGGPIDATNIWPVHIYKTAFKEFNMGYGSAMGVLWLVFLLIFSLGYIRVVGGKEAE; encoded by the coding sequence ATGGGGGAGAATACTGTTATAGCCGCTGGCGAACAGAGAAGCCTCCGCGTAAGCGGGATGCACGTCTCCGTGCACGGACGAGAAAGGCGCTTTTTCACATCCCTGATATTGCCGGCATTGGTCATAATGGCATTTACAATAGGCTTCCCCTTGGCGAGCGGAGTGCGCCTTGGTTTTTTTCGGTATTTTTTGACTGATATAACCGGCGAGAATCGCTTCATCGGCCTGGGGAACTTCGCGAACCTCTTAAGGGACCGGGCATTCTATGTTTCCTTCTACAGGACAGTTGAGTATGCTGCAGGGGTCGTAGTCTTATCTTTTATCATAGGTTTTGCGCTTGCCCTGCTCCTAAACCAGGATATACATATGAGAGGCGTTTTTCGGAGCCTATTTCTAGTGCCGTGGATTGTTCCATACGTTGTGGTTTCCTTGCTCTTTATGTGGATCCTGAATGCCAATTACGGGGTATTCAATGTGATCTTATCTAACATTGGATTGATCAAGCATTTTCGCGGGTGGCTTATAGAGCCCCGCTTGGCAATGCCTTCGGTTATCTTGGCAACGGCGTGGAAGACCTATCCCTTCTTTATGTTGATGCTCCTGGCCGGGCTTCAGACGGTCCCCGCGGAGCAGTATGAGGCAGCGACTATTGACGGGGCTGGCGTCATACAGCGTTTTCTCTATGTCACCTGGCCAAACCTGCGCGAGATTATAATGATTGTAACGTTACTGGAATTCATATGGGAGTTTCAGAATTTTACACTTATCTGGGTGCTGACGAAAGGCGGGCCAATTGACGCCACCAATATATGGCCTGTGCACATTTACAAGACCGCGTTTAAGGAATTCAACATGGGATACGGGAGTGCCATGGGTGTCCTATGGCTCGTTTTCCTCCTGATTTTTAGCCTCGGCTATATACGCGTAGTCGGGGGAAAGGAGGCGGAGTAG
- a CDS encoding carbohydrate ABC transporter permease, with protein sequence MAVWMLTLARRKRLLAKVGTYAALVAMLVIIYFPVYWMVITSIKHHNVLFKLPPEWFPRKPTLLPYYNVIASGQAEALNFLAYFRNSIIVSASTVFLSIILATMAGYAFSRFRYAGRRTTLTAILITQMFPLPMLLISFYIMFWRLRLLNTYTGLIISYTSFALPFCIWMLKGFFDKIPGELEEAALIDGCSRLQALCKVILPLALPGVLAVGVFSFLVAWDEFMFALTLMSQDSMRTIPPGVILSFVGEFDIRWEDMMAASIIVTVPVVVIFLGLQKYLIQGLTAGAVKG encoded by the coding sequence ATGGCAGTTTGGATGCTTACTCTGGCTAGGCGAAAGCGGCTACTGGCCAAGGTGGGAACCTACGCTGCGCTGGTGGCAATGCTGGTTATAATCTATTTCCCTGTCTACTGGATGGTAATTACATCTATAAAGCACCATAATGTGTTATTTAAGCTCCCGCCAGAGTGGTTTCCCCGGAAGCCCACGCTCCTTCCCTATTATAACGTTATCGCCTCTGGGCAAGCTGAGGCGCTCAACTTTCTCGCGTACTTCCGGAATAGCATTATAGTCAGCGCCTCAACGGTATTCTTAAGCATTATCCTAGCCACTATGGCCGGCTATGCATTCTCGCGTTTCCGGTATGCGGGAAGGAGGACGACGTTGACAGCGATCCTAATAACCCAAATGTTTCCCCTTCCTATGCTTCTTATATCGTTTTACATTATGTTTTGGCGCCTGCGGCTGTTAAATACTTATACAGGGCTAATTATCTCTTATACAAGTTTCGCCCTGCCTTTTTGCATATGGATGTTGAAGGGTTTTTTTGATAAGATCCCAGGAGAACTTGAGGAAGCCGCCCTCATTGACGGGTGTAGCCGGCTCCAGGCGTTATGCAAAGTCATCCTTCCGCTGGCCCTGCCCGGGGTACTGGCGGTGGGGGTATTCTCCTTTCTAGTTGCTTGGGATGAGTTTATGTTTGCCCTGACTCTAATGTCCCAGGATAGCATGCGGACGATCCCACCTGGCGTAATCTTATCTTTTGTGGGAGAGTTTGACATAAGATGGGAAGACATGATGGCCGCATCGATAATTGTAACGGTTCCGGTGGTTGTAATATTTCTTGGGCTGCAGAAATATTTGATCCAGGGCCTGACTGCTGGAGCTGTTAAGGGCTAA
- a CDS encoding ROK family transcriptional regulator, whose amino-acid sequence MDGIRSGSNMSDVRGVNRSIVFEAIRNLGPISRSEIAVMTKLTPTTITKIVNELLRERLIMESGKEGNPGPGRNRILLRLNPKAAYVVGVGFDRTGITTAVTDLDAHVVSGPEVRISAGREVVSPLDLMASIRNAIHLSKVDRQKIIGIGVAAPGPLDVARGIIESPPNLKGWTGVKLREMVEDEFGVPMYLENDANACALAERWFGCATNVSNFVYIRTTSGIGGGVFIGGELYRGETGGAGEIGHITIDINGPRCECGNRGCVELYASTSLIMRRVINAIQGGQTTRIADFLDTHSESGGLSLEMIGKAAREGDEFAKQVISEVAGALGVAAVNAVNLFNPELVVFGGELSDAWDDLLIRPIAEIVRDRGWGDSARIVRVVRGALGKEALIIGAATMAIRELVRRPTLGVSRALVAGR is encoded by the coding sequence GTGGATGGGATTCGGTCCGGGAGCAACATGAGCGATGTGAGAGGGGTAAACCGCTCAATAGTCTTTGAAGCGATCAGGAATCTCGGTCCAATTTCCAGGTCTGAGATCGCCGTGATGACGAAGTTGACACCGACTACCATAACCAAAATAGTGAATGAGCTGTTGCGTGAGCGTCTAATTATGGAGAGCGGCAAGGAAGGGAATCCTGGCCCGGGGCGGAATCGTATTCTGCTCAGGCTGAACCCGAAAGCCGCCTATGTAGTAGGTGTGGGATTTGATCGAACGGGTATTACAACAGCCGTCACGGATCTCGATGCGCATGTTGTAAGTGGGCCAGAAGTCAGGATCTCAGCAGGGAGGGAGGTCGTGTCCCCCCTTGACCTTATGGCCTCCATCAGAAATGCAATTCACCTATCGAAGGTAGATAGGCAGAAGATTATAGGGATTGGCGTGGCGGCGCCCGGGCCCCTTGATGTCGCCAGGGGGATTATAGAATCTCCCCCTAACCTCAAGGGTTGGACCGGTGTGAAACTGCGCGAGATGGTTGAGGATGAATTTGGCGTTCCCATGTATCTCGAAAACGACGCGAATGCGTGTGCCCTCGCGGAAAGATGGTTCGGATGTGCAACTAACGTCTCCAATTTTGTATATATAAGGACAACATCAGGCATTGGCGGCGGTGTCTTCATAGGGGGTGAGCTTTACAGGGGCGAGACCGGGGGTGCCGGAGAAATCGGGCATATTACGATAGATATCAACGGACCTCGATGTGAATGTGGAAATCGAGGATGTGTTGAGTTGTATGCCAGCACCTCCTTAATTATGAGAAGAGTAATAAATGCGATACAGGGTGGGCAGACGACGCGTATAGCCGATTTTCTAGATACCCACTCGGAGTCTGGAGGCCTTAGCCTGGAGATGATAGGGAAAGCTGCACGCGAGGGTGATGAGTTTGCAAAGCAGGTTATATCCGAAGTCGCCGGGGCCCTCGGTGTGGCGGCGGTTAATGCAGTTAATCTCTTTAATCCGGAGCTCGTAGTTTTCGGGGGTGAACTCTCTGATGCGTGGGATGATCTTCTGATTCGGCCAATTGCAGAAATAGTGAGAGACCGAGGATGGGGAGATTCTGCAAGAATTGTGAGAGTGGTTCGGGGCGCTCTGGGCAAAGAGGCGTTGATTATCGGGGCGGCGACCATGGCTATTCGGGAGCTAGTGAGGCGCCCGACGCTTGGAGTATCGAGGGCATTGGTCGCGGGGAGGTAA
- a CDS encoding ABC transporter substrate-binding protein, with protein MTKAQKVIILISTLILVFSTAAFAASAITIEIWRPAGAAVPAERAGRWWDDDGEILKKFQETHPNIKVKIEDIPFEQFDNKELTALRAGIAPDVVFVNHVTVGAAVGTGGLEQLDDFIAKSKVIKSEDFIPGLWKIGNIRGKQYTIPWDTDTRILWYNKKILKDVGVAQPPRTWDEWLNVLNKIKTLNKRNIFGYGFFGASYWGVLYQDVGPYLVMKDTSFLTPDGANSAALSPKTIDAFEFAVKLAKFAPEAAVTYTDSDLDNIFAQGKQAFYVWGMWYKDTLRGLRPDWKLDVDYGISLLPGPEPGKTGSSNGGWHLAIPKAAKHKKEAWAFLEFLYQPDIMALGTRFHIPTRISVMDYPYFKGDPFVELSLQQAKFGRPPVPCVAQLPEIAQIVQRQYLRAVRGEITSEAALKEIDRRIIDALKK; from the coding sequence ATGACAAAGGCTCAGAAAGTTATAATTTTAATATCGACTCTGATCCTTGTTTTTTCCACGGCTGCCTTTGCAGCATCGGCTATAACGATTGAGATATGGCGACCAGCAGGGGCTGCGGTTCCTGCTGAAAGGGCTGGAAGGTGGTGGGACGACGACGGGGAGATACTTAAGAAATTCCAAGAGACCCATCCTAATATCAAGGTTAAGATCGAAGATATTCCATTTGAGCAATTTGATAACAAGGAGCTCACGGCCCTGAGGGCTGGCATCGCACCCGATGTGGTCTTCGTTAACCATGTAACTGTTGGGGCCGCTGTGGGCACGGGAGGGCTAGAACAACTCGACGATTTCATTGCCAAATCTAAGGTCATAAAATCAGAAGACTTCATCCCAGGCCTCTGGAAGATAGGGAATATAAGAGGTAAGCAATATACGATTCCCTGGGATACTGATACGCGTATTCTATGGTACAATAAAAAGATTCTAAAGGACGTAGGAGTCGCCCAGCCACCGCGTACTTGGGACGAGTGGCTTAATGTCCTAAACAAGATCAAGACTCTCAACAAGAGGAATATTTTTGGGTATGGTTTCTTTGGGGCAAGTTACTGGGGTGTACTTTACCAGGATGTAGGACCCTATCTAGTTATGAAAGATACTTCGTTCTTGACCCCTGATGGTGCCAACTCCGCTGCGTTAAGCCCCAAGACTATCGATGCATTTGAATTTGCTGTAAAATTAGCCAAATTCGCGCCTGAGGCGGCTGTAACATACACTGATAGTGATCTAGACAATATCTTTGCTCAGGGCAAGCAAGCCTTTTACGTATGGGGGATGTGGTATAAGGACACGCTACGCGGCCTTAGACCCGACTGGAAGCTCGATGTCGATTATGGTATCTCGCTTCTTCCTGGGCCGGAGCCAGGAAAGACGGGATCGTCAAACGGGGGCTGGCACCTCGCTATCCCCAAAGCTGCAAAGCATAAAAAAGAAGCCTGGGCCTTCCTAGAATTTCTGTACCAGCCCGATATAATGGCTCTTGGAACAAGATTCCACATTCCGACACGCATTTCAGTGATGGACTATCCTTATTTCAAAGGCGATCCATTCGTTGAGCTTTCACTCCAGCAGGCCAAATTTGGGCGTCCACCTGTCCCGTGTGTGGCTCAGTTGCCGGAAATTGCTCAGATCGTTCAACGGCAGTACTTACGCGCTGTAAGGGGTGAGATTACATCAGAGGCTGCACTTAAAGAAATTGACCGCAGGATAATTGATGCTCTCAAGAAATAA
- a CDS encoding sugar ABC transporter permease — MKDTVAPRLRVGKYVLPYALLLPAMVLILAILIYPIFDTLRLSFYNVKLTSIEQPFIGLDNYRAVLSERLLRVVLKNSFIWTLGSILVQFLLGFGTALILDRSGRLGSIIRGLLLVPWVMPGIVIAFIWRWILSPDWGVLNFTMTRLGLIDSYQPWLARPTSAMISLVIANGWKGFPFWMIMITAGCKAINQEIYDAAAVDGAAGWRMIWYIILPLLKLPLFVTSTLAFIWTFNYFDLVFALTRGGPVDATRTVPLYIYDTAFTAFRMGEASATSVLLLALMSVAIFLYIRLLRIQGGHLS, encoded by the coding sequence ATGAAGGATACCGTCGCCCCGCGGCTTAGGGTTGGTAAATACGTTTTGCCGTATGCTTTACTCCTTCCAGCCATGGTCTTGATTTTAGCCATTCTGATATACCCTATTTTCGATACCCTACGATTAAGCTTCTATAATGTCAAACTCACTTCGATAGAACAACCTTTTATAGGCTTAGATAACTATAGAGCAGTCCTGTCTGAGAGGCTCCTGAGGGTCGTTCTCAAGAACTCTTTCATCTGGACCCTTGGTTCCATACTAGTTCAATTTCTCCTTGGCTTCGGTACAGCTTTGATCCTGGATCGGAGTGGGAGGTTGGGGAGTATCATTAGAGGGTTACTCTTGGTTCCATGGGTAATGCCAGGTATTGTCATAGCATTCATATGGCGTTGGATTTTGAGCCCTGATTGGGGTGTTCTTAACTTCACAATGACACGTCTCGGTCTTATCGATTCCTACCAACCTTGGCTCGCCCGTCCCACAAGTGCCATGATATCTTTAGTTATTGCTAACGGATGGAAAGGTTTTCCTTTCTGGATGATCATGATCACGGCAGGCTGCAAAGCCATAAACCAGGAAATCTATGATGCTGCAGCTGTTGACGGTGCTGCGGGCTGGCGCATGATTTGGTATATCATACTACCCCTTTTGAAGCTCCCCCTTTTCGTCACGTCAACATTGGCCTTTATATGGACGTTTAATTACTTTGACCTCGTTTTTGCTCTAACACGTGGTGGTCCTGTAGATGCCACTCGAACCGTACCACTTTACATCTATGATACAGCTTTTACGGCCTTTCGGATGGGTGAGGCTTCGGCAACATCTGTCCTCCTCCTTGCGCTAATGAGCGTGGCTATTTTCCTTTATATTAGACTCTTAAGAATCCAAGGGGGACACTTATCATGA
- a CDS encoding carbohydrate ABC transporter permease translates to MRTWRWYTRLIMKHGPAAIFIVLVIIFAFFPFYWMIITSFKPPSEIFRDPPTFIPQNLYLGGYRKLLVDPAFVGYMKNSTIVAGGTALIATFVASFAAYSFSKFRFPGNRVMSFSLFLTQLFPQSVILVPLFIVFQHYRLYDTYAALILSNLAFSVPVSIWLMIGFFEAIPQELGDAALIDGCSRLGVLFRIILPIARTGVVATAMYIFISAWSELLFALTFTTSKTIRTLPVALSMFIGQYTADWSGLLAAATLTCLPVAIIFLVLQRYFIEGMTSGAMKE, encoded by the coding sequence ATGAGAACCTGGAGATGGTATACTCGTTTAATCATGAAACATGGACCAGCAGCTATTTTTATAGTCTTGGTCATTATATTTGCCTTCTTTCCCTTTTATTGGATGATCATAACTTCATTCAAGCCACCTTCGGAGATTTTTCGTGATCCACCGACCTTTATACCGCAAAACCTTTATTTGGGTGGCTACAGGAAGCTCCTTGTGGACCCGGCCTTCGTAGGTTATATGAAGAATAGCACTATTGTTGCAGGAGGTACTGCCCTAATTGCCACATTTGTGGCGAGTTTCGCAGCATATTCATTTTCGAAGTTCAGATTTCCCGGTAATAGGGTAATGTCATTTTCCCTGTTTCTTACGCAGCTCTTCCCGCAGTCCGTCATCCTAGTACCTTTATTCATTGTCTTTCAACACTACCGCCTCTACGATACTTATGCTGCTTTGATATTGAGCAATCTCGCTTTTAGTGTACCCGTCTCAATATGGCTCATGATCGGCTTTTTCGAGGCTATTCCACAAGAGTTGGGTGACGCAGCGCTTATTGATGGGTGCAGTCGACTCGGAGTGCTTTTTAGGATTATTCTTCCAATAGCAAGAACAGGCGTAGTGGCTACAGCTATGTATATTTTCATTTCAGCATGGAGTGAATTGCTTTTTGCACTTACATTTACAACGTCTAAGACAATCAGGACGTTACCTGTCGCCCTTTCCATGTTTATTGGCCAGTACACAGCTGATTGGTCGGGCCTTCTCGCCGCAGCAACGCTTACATGCCTTCCCGTGGCGATTATATTCCTCGTACTTCAAAGGTACTTTATCGAGGGCATGACAAGCGGAGCTATGAAGGAATAA
- a CDS encoding methyltransferase — MTSRERVIAALHFQPVDRVPRDLWTLPGVKMFRSGELAEVTSKFPLDFVEPRYRYGEGRRARGEVGIVGEYVDAWGSVWKVGEPGVAGEVKNYPLADWAVLDTYRLPWELLEEADLSQVNKSCAETDKFVKVGTETRPFERMQFLRGTENLFIDLAYGTREVYRLREMLHDFFTREMEMWAHTDVDAVSFMDDWGSQKGLLISPDMWRAFFKPLYKDYCDILHSHGKFVFFHSDGNIEAIYPDLIELGIDALNSQLFCMNIEELGRAYRGKITFYGEIDRQHLLPFGTPQDVRDAVWRVRRALDGKNGGVIAQCEWGVKDPRENIEAVFEAWLEEG, encoded by the coding sequence ATGACATCAAGGGAGCGAGTAATCGCCGCACTCCATTTCCAGCCCGTCGATCGTGTACCTAGGGATCTCTGGACATTGCCGGGGGTAAAGATGTTTCGCTCAGGTGAACTAGCAGAGGTAACTAGCAAGTTTCCCTTGGATTTTGTGGAGCCACGTTACCGTTACGGGGAAGGGCGTCGTGCACGAGGAGAGGTTGGAATAGTAGGCGAATATGTTGATGCCTGGGGCTCTGTATGGAAAGTAGGGGAACCAGGAGTAGCTGGCGAAGTCAAGAATTACCCTCTAGCCGACTGGGCAGTCCTAGATACCTATAGACTGCCGTGGGAGCTATTGGAGGAAGCTGACCTTTCGCAAGTGAACAAGAGCTGTGCGGAAACCGATAAGTTTGTTAAAGTAGGGACGGAGACGCGTCCATTTGAACGTATGCAGTTTCTGCGGGGAACGGAGAACCTTTTCATAGATCTTGCTTATGGGACCCGGGAAGTATACCGCCTCCGAGAAATGCTTCATGATTTTTTTACAAGGGAGATGGAGATGTGGGCTCATACAGATGTGGACGCGGTATCATTTATGGATGATTGGGGCTCGCAGAAAGGCCTCTTGATCTCTCCTGATATGTGGAGGGCCTTTTTCAAGCCTCTCTATAAGGATTACTGCGATATCCTTCATTCCCACGGGAAGTTCGTATTTTTTCATTCTGATGGCAATATCGAAGCTATCTATCCTGACCTCATTGAGCTTGGCATTGATGCCCTCAACTCTCAGCTTTTCTGCATGAATATAGAGGAGCTAGGGCGTGCATACCGTGGGAAGATCACCTTCTATGGCGAGATAGACCGCCAGCATCTGCTCCCCTTCGGAACGCCGCAAGATGTTAGAGATGCGGTGTGGAGGGTACGACGAGCTTTAGATGGCAAAAATGGGGGTGTGATTGCCCAGTGTGAATGGGGGGTTAAGGATCCCCGCGAGAATATCGAGGCCGTCTTTGAGGCGTGGCTGGAGGAGGGTTGA